A genomic region of Trifolium pratense cultivar HEN17-A07 linkage group LG3, ARS_RC_1.1, whole genome shotgun sequence contains the following coding sequences:
- the LOC123918388 gene encoding eukaryotic peptide chain release factor GTP-binding subunit ERF3A-like isoform X2: protein MDLEEDIRSLQLDSAEDINGVVNPEDEKPDVDNFDKMEDEDPKQEVQAQSVEAEPKAKDKEIPPVQDEEDEHMKKRHLNVVFIGHVDAGKSTTGGQILFLSGQVDDRTIQKYEKEAKDKSRESWYMAYIMDTNEEERVKGKTVEVGRAHFETDTTRFTILDAPGHKSYVPNMISGASQADIGVLVISARKGEFETGYERGGQTREHVQLAKTLGVTKLLVVVNKMDDPTVNWSKERLELSLCLYELIWNCKEISYWWCSIRYDEIESKMVPFLKQSGYNVKKDVSFLPISGLMGLNIKTRLDKSHCSWWDGPCLFESLDSIEVPMGDPQSPFRMPIIDKFKDMGTVVMGKVESGTIKDGDSLLIMPNKDHVKVVAIYIDEKRVNIAGPGENLRVRLSGIEEEDLLSGFVLSSAANPISTVTEFVAQLQILELLDNAIFTAGYKAVLHVHSVVEECEIVELLEQIDPKTRKPIKKKVLFVKNGAIVLCRVQVNNVICVEKFSDFPQLGRFTLRTEGKTVAVGKITAI, encoded by the exons ATGG ATCTCGAGGAGGACATTCGTTCTTTACAGCTTGACTCAGCAG AAGACATTAATGGGGTGGTAAATCCAGAGGATGAAAAGCCAGATGTTGATAATTTTGATAAGATGGAGGATGAAG ATCCAAAGCAGGAGGTTCAGGCTCAGTCTGTTGAGGCCGAGCCAAAAG CGAAAGATAAGGAAATTCCTCCCGTtcaagatgaagaagatgagcACATGAAGAAAAGGCACTTGAATGTTGTGTTTATTGGGCATGTTG ATGCTGGCAAATCTACAACTGGAGGTCAGATACTTTTCCTCAGTGGTCAGGTTGATGATCGAACTATCCAAAAATATGAGAAAGAAGCTAAGGACAAAAGTAGAGAAAGCTG GTACATGGCCTATATTATGGACACAAACGAGGAGGAGAGAGTTAAG GGAAAGACTGTTGAAGTTGGAAGAGCACATTTTGAGACAGACACTACAAGGTTCACCATTTTGGATGCACCT GGCCACAAGAGCTATGTTCCTAATATGATCAGTGGTGCATCTCAAGCTGATATTGGAGTGTTG GTAATTTCTGCTCGGAAGGGAGAGTTTGAAACTGGATATGAGAGAGGTGGACAAACTCGTGAACATGTCCAGCTTGCAAAAACATTGGGTGTGACTAAGCTGCTTGTGGTTGTCAATAAAATGGATGATCCTACAGTAAACTGGTCAAAAGAAAGGTTAGAGCTCTCTCTCTGCCTTTATGAGCTTATCTGGAATTGTAAAGAGATATCTTACTGGTGGTGTTCTATTAGGTATGATGAAATTGAGTCAAAGATGGTTCCATTTCTAAAGCAATCAGGATACAATGTAAAGAAAG ATGTCTCATTTTTACCAATATCGGGGCTCATGGgtttaaacataaaaacaagATTGGATAAAAGTCATTGTTCATGGTGGGATGGACCTTGCTTATTTGAATCCCTTGATAGTATTGAAGTTCCTATGGGAGATCCCCAAAGTCCTTTCAG GATGCCTATAATTGACAAATTCAAAGACATGGGAACTGTTGTTATGGGCAAAGTTGAATCTGGTACTATTAAGGATGGAGATTCCCTTTTGATCATGCCAAATAAG GATCATGTAAAAGTTGTTGCTATATATATCGATGAAAAGCGGGTTAACATCGCTGGACCTGGTGAAAATTTACGGGTTCGATTATCTGGCATTGAAGAAGAAGACTTATTGTCTGGGTTCGTCCTGTCTAGTGCTG CAAATCCAATATCAACAGTTACTGAGTTTGTTGCTCAGTTGCAGATCCTTGAATTACTGGACAAT GCTATTTTTACTGCTGGATACAAAGCTGTTCTGCATGTCCACTCTGTAGTTGAGGAATGTGAGATTGTTGAGCTATTGGAACAAATTGATCCAAAGACAAGGAAGCCTATAAAAAAGAAAGTTCTCTTTGTAAAGAATGGCGCTATTGTATTATGCCGTGTTCAG GTTAATAACGTGATATGTGTTGAGAAGTTCTCTGATTTTCCACAACTAGGGAGGTTCACTCTTCGCACTGAAG GAAAAACTGTTGCCGTGGGGAAAATCACTGCTATCTAA
- the LOC123918388 gene encoding eukaryotic peptide chain release factor GTP-binding subunit ERF3A-like isoform X5 — protein MDLEEDIRSLQLDSAEDINGVVNPEDEKPDVDNFDKMEDEDPKQEVQAQSVEAEPKAKDKEIPPVQDEEDEHMKKRHLNVVFIGHVDAGKSTTGGQILFLSGQVDDRTIQKYEKEAKDKSRESWYMAYIMDTNEEERVKGKTVEVGRAHFETDTTRFTILDAPGHKSYVPNMISGASQADIGVLVISARKGEFETGYERGGQTREHVQLAKTLGVTKLLVVVNKMDDPTVNWSKERYDEIESKMVPFLKQSGYNVKKDVSFLPISGLMGLNIKTRLDKSHCSWWDGPCLFESLDSIEVPMGDPQSPFRMPIIDKFKDMGTVVMGKVESGTIKDGDSLLIMPNKDHVKVVAIYIDEKRVNIAGPGENLRVRLSGIEEEDLLSGFVLSSAANPISTVTEFVAQLQILELLDNAIFTAGYKAVLHVHSVVEECEIVELLEQIDPKTRKPIKKKVLFVKNGAIVLCRVQVNNVICVEKFSDFPQLGRFTLRTEGKTVAVGKITAI, from the exons ATGG ATCTCGAGGAGGACATTCGTTCTTTACAGCTTGACTCAGCAG AAGACATTAATGGGGTGGTAAATCCAGAGGATGAAAAGCCAGATGTTGATAATTTTGATAAGATGGAGGATGAAG ATCCAAAGCAGGAGGTTCAGGCTCAGTCTGTTGAGGCCGAGCCAAAAG CGAAAGATAAGGAAATTCCTCCCGTtcaagatgaagaagatgagcACATGAAGAAAAGGCACTTGAATGTTGTGTTTATTGGGCATGTTG ATGCTGGCAAATCTACAACTGGAGGTCAGATACTTTTCCTCAGTGGTCAGGTTGATGATCGAACTATCCAAAAATATGAGAAAGAAGCTAAGGACAAAAGTAGAGAAAGCTG GTACATGGCCTATATTATGGACACAAACGAGGAGGAGAGAGTTAAG GGAAAGACTGTTGAAGTTGGAAGAGCACATTTTGAGACAGACACTACAAGGTTCACCATTTTGGATGCACCT GGCCACAAGAGCTATGTTCCTAATATGATCAGTGGTGCATCTCAAGCTGATATTGGAGTGTTG GTAATTTCTGCTCGGAAGGGAGAGTTTGAAACTGGATATGAGAGAGGTGGACAAACTCGTGAACATGTCCAGCTTGCAAAAACATTGGGTGTGACTAAGCTGCTTGTGGTTGTCAATAAAATGGATGATCCTACAGTAAACTGGTCAAAAGAAAG GTATGATGAAATTGAGTCAAAGATGGTTCCATTTCTAAAGCAATCAGGATACAATGTAAAGAAAG ATGTCTCATTTTTACCAATATCGGGGCTCATGGgtttaaacataaaaacaagATTGGATAAAAGTCATTGTTCATGGTGGGATGGACCTTGCTTATTTGAATCCCTTGATAGTATTGAAGTTCCTATGGGAGATCCCCAAAGTCCTTTCAG GATGCCTATAATTGACAAATTCAAAGACATGGGAACTGTTGTTATGGGCAAAGTTGAATCTGGTACTATTAAGGATGGAGATTCCCTTTTGATCATGCCAAATAAG GATCATGTAAAAGTTGTTGCTATATATATCGATGAAAAGCGGGTTAACATCGCTGGACCTGGTGAAAATTTACGGGTTCGATTATCTGGCATTGAAGAAGAAGACTTATTGTCTGGGTTCGTCCTGTCTAGTGCTG CAAATCCAATATCAACAGTTACTGAGTTTGTTGCTCAGTTGCAGATCCTTGAATTACTGGACAAT GCTATTTTTACTGCTGGATACAAAGCTGTTCTGCATGTCCACTCTGTAGTTGAGGAATGTGAGATTGTTGAGCTATTGGAACAAATTGATCCAAAGACAAGGAAGCCTATAAAAAAGAAAGTTCTCTTTGTAAAGAATGGCGCTATTGTATTATGCCGTGTTCAG GTTAATAACGTGATATGTGTTGAGAAGTTCTCTGATTTTCCACAACTAGGGAGGTTCACTCTTCGCACTGAAG GAAAAACTGTTGCCGTGGGGAAAATCACTGCTATCTAA
- the LOC123918388 gene encoding eukaryotic peptide chain release factor GTP-binding subunit ERF3A-like isoform X3: MYLCLCMIFLIFLSNLDCDKAEDINGVVNPEDEKPDVDNFDKMEDEGLLSGNDPKQEVQAQSVEAEPKAKDKEIPPVQDEEDEHMKKRHLNVVFIGHVDAGKSTTGGQILFLSGQVDDRTIQKYEKEAKDKSRESWYMAYIMDTNEEERVKGKTVEVGRAHFETDTTRFTILDAPGHKSYVPNMISGASQADIGVLVISARKGEFETGYERGGQTREHVQLAKTLGVTKLLVVVNKMDDPTVNWSKERYDEIESKMVPFLKQSGYNVKKDVSFLPISGLMGLNIKTRLDKSHCSWWDGPCLFESLDSIEVPMGDPQSPFRMPIIDKFKDMGTVVMGKVESGTIKDGDSLLIMPNKDHVKVVAIYIDEKRVNIAGPGENLRVRLSGIEEEDLLSGFVLSSAANPISTVTEFVAQLQILELLDNAIFTAGYKAVLHVHSVVEECEIVELLEQIDPKTRKPIKKKVLFVKNGAIVLCRVQVNNVICVEKFSDFPQLGRFTLRTEGKTVAVGKITAI, translated from the exons atgtATTTGTGTCtgtgtatgatttttttaatttttctatccAATCTTGATTGTGATAAAGCAGAAGACATTAATGGGGTGGTAAATCCAGAGGATGAAAAGCCAGATGTTGATAATTTTGATAAGATGGAGGATGAAGGTTTGTTGTCAGGAAATG ATCCAAAGCAGGAGGTTCAGGCTCAGTCTGTTGAGGCCGAGCCAAAAG CGAAAGATAAGGAAATTCCTCCCGTtcaagatgaagaagatgagcACATGAAGAAAAGGCACTTGAATGTTGTGTTTATTGGGCATGTTG ATGCTGGCAAATCTACAACTGGAGGTCAGATACTTTTCCTCAGTGGTCAGGTTGATGATCGAACTATCCAAAAATATGAGAAAGAAGCTAAGGACAAAAGTAGAGAAAGCTG GTACATGGCCTATATTATGGACACAAACGAGGAGGAGAGAGTTAAG GGAAAGACTGTTGAAGTTGGAAGAGCACATTTTGAGACAGACACTACAAGGTTCACCATTTTGGATGCACCT GGCCACAAGAGCTATGTTCCTAATATGATCAGTGGTGCATCTCAAGCTGATATTGGAGTGTTG GTAATTTCTGCTCGGAAGGGAGAGTTTGAAACTGGATATGAGAGAGGTGGACAAACTCGTGAACATGTCCAGCTTGCAAAAACATTGGGTGTGACTAAGCTGCTTGTGGTTGTCAATAAAATGGATGATCCTACAGTAAACTGGTCAAAAGAAAG GTATGATGAAATTGAGTCAAAGATGGTTCCATTTCTAAAGCAATCAGGATACAATGTAAAGAAAG ATGTCTCATTTTTACCAATATCGGGGCTCATGGgtttaaacataaaaacaagATTGGATAAAAGTCATTGTTCATGGTGGGATGGACCTTGCTTATTTGAATCCCTTGATAGTATTGAAGTTCCTATGGGAGATCCCCAAAGTCCTTTCAG GATGCCTATAATTGACAAATTCAAAGACATGGGAACTGTTGTTATGGGCAAAGTTGAATCTGGTACTATTAAGGATGGAGATTCCCTTTTGATCATGCCAAATAAG GATCATGTAAAAGTTGTTGCTATATATATCGATGAAAAGCGGGTTAACATCGCTGGACCTGGTGAAAATTTACGGGTTCGATTATCTGGCATTGAAGAAGAAGACTTATTGTCTGGGTTCGTCCTGTCTAGTGCTG CAAATCCAATATCAACAGTTACTGAGTTTGTTGCTCAGTTGCAGATCCTTGAATTACTGGACAAT GCTATTTTTACTGCTGGATACAAAGCTGTTCTGCATGTCCACTCTGTAGTTGAGGAATGTGAGATTGTTGAGCTATTGGAACAAATTGATCCAAAGACAAGGAAGCCTATAAAAAAGAAAGTTCTCTTTGTAAAGAATGGCGCTATTGTATTATGCCGTGTTCAG GTTAATAACGTGATATGTGTTGAGAAGTTCTCTGATTTTCCACAACTAGGGAGGTTCACTCTTCGCACTGAAG GAAAAACTGTTGCCGTGGGGAAAATCACTGCTATCTAA
- the LOC123918388 gene encoding eukaryotic peptide chain release factor GTP-binding subunit ERF3A-like isoform X1, producing MDLEEDIRSLQLDSAEDINGVVNPEDEKPDVDNFDKMEDEGLLSGNDPKQEVQAQSVEAEPKAKDKEIPPVQDEEDEHMKKRHLNVVFIGHVDAGKSTTGGQILFLSGQVDDRTIQKYEKEAKDKSRESWYMAYIMDTNEEERVKGKTVEVGRAHFETDTTRFTILDAPGHKSYVPNMISGASQADIGVLVISARKGEFETGYERGGQTREHVQLAKTLGVTKLLVVVNKMDDPTVNWSKERLELSLCLYELIWNCKEISYWWCSIRYDEIESKMVPFLKQSGYNVKKDVSFLPISGLMGLNIKTRLDKSHCSWWDGPCLFESLDSIEVPMGDPQSPFRMPIIDKFKDMGTVVMGKVESGTIKDGDSLLIMPNKDHVKVVAIYIDEKRVNIAGPGENLRVRLSGIEEEDLLSGFVLSSAANPISTVTEFVAQLQILELLDNAIFTAGYKAVLHVHSVVEECEIVELLEQIDPKTRKPIKKKVLFVKNGAIVLCRVQVNNVICVEKFSDFPQLGRFTLRTEGKTVAVGKITAI from the exons ATGG ATCTCGAGGAGGACATTCGTTCTTTACAGCTTGACTCAGCAG AAGACATTAATGGGGTGGTAAATCCAGAGGATGAAAAGCCAGATGTTGATAATTTTGATAAGATGGAGGATGAAGGTTTGTTGTCAGGAAATG ATCCAAAGCAGGAGGTTCAGGCTCAGTCTGTTGAGGCCGAGCCAAAAG CGAAAGATAAGGAAATTCCTCCCGTtcaagatgaagaagatgagcACATGAAGAAAAGGCACTTGAATGTTGTGTTTATTGGGCATGTTG ATGCTGGCAAATCTACAACTGGAGGTCAGATACTTTTCCTCAGTGGTCAGGTTGATGATCGAACTATCCAAAAATATGAGAAAGAAGCTAAGGACAAAAGTAGAGAAAGCTG GTACATGGCCTATATTATGGACACAAACGAGGAGGAGAGAGTTAAG GGAAAGACTGTTGAAGTTGGAAGAGCACATTTTGAGACAGACACTACAAGGTTCACCATTTTGGATGCACCT GGCCACAAGAGCTATGTTCCTAATATGATCAGTGGTGCATCTCAAGCTGATATTGGAGTGTTG GTAATTTCTGCTCGGAAGGGAGAGTTTGAAACTGGATATGAGAGAGGTGGACAAACTCGTGAACATGTCCAGCTTGCAAAAACATTGGGTGTGACTAAGCTGCTTGTGGTTGTCAATAAAATGGATGATCCTACAGTAAACTGGTCAAAAGAAAGGTTAGAGCTCTCTCTCTGCCTTTATGAGCTTATCTGGAATTGTAAAGAGATATCTTACTGGTGGTGTTCTATTAGGTATGATGAAATTGAGTCAAAGATGGTTCCATTTCTAAAGCAATCAGGATACAATGTAAAGAAAG ATGTCTCATTTTTACCAATATCGGGGCTCATGGgtttaaacataaaaacaagATTGGATAAAAGTCATTGTTCATGGTGGGATGGACCTTGCTTATTTGAATCCCTTGATAGTATTGAAGTTCCTATGGGAGATCCCCAAAGTCCTTTCAG GATGCCTATAATTGACAAATTCAAAGACATGGGAACTGTTGTTATGGGCAAAGTTGAATCTGGTACTATTAAGGATGGAGATTCCCTTTTGATCATGCCAAATAAG GATCATGTAAAAGTTGTTGCTATATATATCGATGAAAAGCGGGTTAACATCGCTGGACCTGGTGAAAATTTACGGGTTCGATTATCTGGCATTGAAGAAGAAGACTTATTGTCTGGGTTCGTCCTGTCTAGTGCTG CAAATCCAATATCAACAGTTACTGAGTTTGTTGCTCAGTTGCAGATCCTTGAATTACTGGACAAT GCTATTTTTACTGCTGGATACAAAGCTGTTCTGCATGTCCACTCTGTAGTTGAGGAATGTGAGATTGTTGAGCTATTGGAACAAATTGATCCAAAGACAAGGAAGCCTATAAAAAAGAAAGTTCTCTTTGTAAAGAATGGCGCTATTGTATTATGCCGTGTTCAG GTTAATAACGTGATATGTGTTGAGAAGTTCTCTGATTTTCCACAACTAGGGAGGTTCACTCTTCGCACTGAAG GAAAAACTGTTGCCGTGGGGAAAATCACTGCTATCTAA
- the LOC123918388 gene encoding eukaryotic peptide chain release factor GTP-binding subunit ERF3A-like isoform X4 produces the protein MDLEEDIRSLQLDSAEDINGVVNPEDEKPDVDNFDKMEDEGLLSGNDPKQEVQAQSVEAEPKAKDKEIPPVQDEEDEHMKKRHLNVVFIGHVDAGKSTTGGQILFLSGQVDDRTIQKYEKEAKDKSRESWYMAYIMDTNEEERVKGKTVEVGRAHFETDTTRFTILDAPGHKSYVPNMISGASQADIGVLVISARKGEFETGYERGGQTREHVQLAKTLGVTKLLVVVNKMDDPTVNWSKERYDEIESKMVPFLKQSGYNVKKDVSFLPISGLMGLNIKTRLDKSHCSWWDGPCLFESLDSIEVPMGDPQSPFRMPIIDKFKDMGTVVMGKVESGTIKDGDSLLIMPNKDHVKVVAIYIDEKRVNIAGPGENLRVRLSGIEEEDLLSGFVLSSAANPISTVTEFVAQLQILELLDNAIFTAGYKAVLHVHSVVEECEIVELLEQIDPKTRKPIKKKVLFVKNGAIVLCRVQVNNVICVEKFSDFPQLGRFTLRTEGKTVAVGKITAI, from the exons ATGG ATCTCGAGGAGGACATTCGTTCTTTACAGCTTGACTCAGCAG AAGACATTAATGGGGTGGTAAATCCAGAGGATGAAAAGCCAGATGTTGATAATTTTGATAAGATGGAGGATGAAGGTTTGTTGTCAGGAAATG ATCCAAAGCAGGAGGTTCAGGCTCAGTCTGTTGAGGCCGAGCCAAAAG CGAAAGATAAGGAAATTCCTCCCGTtcaagatgaagaagatgagcACATGAAGAAAAGGCACTTGAATGTTGTGTTTATTGGGCATGTTG ATGCTGGCAAATCTACAACTGGAGGTCAGATACTTTTCCTCAGTGGTCAGGTTGATGATCGAACTATCCAAAAATATGAGAAAGAAGCTAAGGACAAAAGTAGAGAAAGCTG GTACATGGCCTATATTATGGACACAAACGAGGAGGAGAGAGTTAAG GGAAAGACTGTTGAAGTTGGAAGAGCACATTTTGAGACAGACACTACAAGGTTCACCATTTTGGATGCACCT GGCCACAAGAGCTATGTTCCTAATATGATCAGTGGTGCATCTCAAGCTGATATTGGAGTGTTG GTAATTTCTGCTCGGAAGGGAGAGTTTGAAACTGGATATGAGAGAGGTGGACAAACTCGTGAACATGTCCAGCTTGCAAAAACATTGGGTGTGACTAAGCTGCTTGTGGTTGTCAATAAAATGGATGATCCTACAGTAAACTGGTCAAAAGAAAG GTATGATGAAATTGAGTCAAAGATGGTTCCATTTCTAAAGCAATCAGGATACAATGTAAAGAAAG ATGTCTCATTTTTACCAATATCGGGGCTCATGGgtttaaacataaaaacaagATTGGATAAAAGTCATTGTTCATGGTGGGATGGACCTTGCTTATTTGAATCCCTTGATAGTATTGAAGTTCCTATGGGAGATCCCCAAAGTCCTTTCAG GATGCCTATAATTGACAAATTCAAAGACATGGGAACTGTTGTTATGGGCAAAGTTGAATCTGGTACTATTAAGGATGGAGATTCCCTTTTGATCATGCCAAATAAG GATCATGTAAAAGTTGTTGCTATATATATCGATGAAAAGCGGGTTAACATCGCTGGACCTGGTGAAAATTTACGGGTTCGATTATCTGGCATTGAAGAAGAAGACTTATTGTCTGGGTTCGTCCTGTCTAGTGCTG CAAATCCAATATCAACAGTTACTGAGTTTGTTGCTCAGTTGCAGATCCTTGAATTACTGGACAAT GCTATTTTTACTGCTGGATACAAAGCTGTTCTGCATGTCCACTCTGTAGTTGAGGAATGTGAGATTGTTGAGCTATTGGAACAAATTGATCCAAAGACAAGGAAGCCTATAAAAAAGAAAGTTCTCTTTGTAAAGAATGGCGCTATTGTATTATGCCGTGTTCAG GTTAATAACGTGATATGTGTTGAGAAGTTCTCTGATTTTCCACAACTAGGGAGGTTCACTCTTCGCACTGAAG GAAAAACTGTTGCCGTGGGGAAAATCACTGCTATCTAA
- the LOC123918390 gene encoding uncharacterized protein LOC123918390, protein MAINSYIAPIHMLNISLFTTCFPNSASLPSFKLSSKSLNSTPIRTTITTKHNLVKYHRERTRTRATLDDIEKDELSSTPLLVEDDKPKRELEENVKVLKNAAKTRKVPAEEILSALASIEKAKVDPSGFLDTLGGKESPGRTWMLIFTAKKKLDGGSYFPLTAVQRFDAAAKRIENGVFLGPIGQLTFEGRLSWKNRILSFIFENLKIKVGPLNPLQISLGQKEDREPSTKDPFFIWFYVDEEIAVARGRSGGTAFWCRCSRIEI, encoded by the exons ATGGCAATAAATTCATACATAGCACCAATTCATATGTTAAACATCTCATTGTTCACAACCTGCTTCCCAAATTCAGCTTCATTGCCATCTTTTAAACTATCATCAAAGTCTCTGAATTCCACTCCTATaagaacaacaataacaacaaaacataaccttgttaaatatcacagagaaagaacaagaacaagagcAACCCTTGATGACATTGAAAAAGATGAACTTTCCTCAACCCCACTTCTTGTTGAGGACGATAAACCCAAAAGG GAATTAGAGGAAAATGTGAAAGTGCTAAAAAATGCAGCTAAGACAAGAAAGGTACCAGCAGAGGAGATTCTTTCTGCATTGGCTTCCATTGAGAAAGCAAAAGTTGATCCTTCTGGTTTTCTTGACACCCTTGGAGGAAAGGAATCCCCTGGGAGAACCTGGATGCTAATTTTTACTGCAAAG AAAAAATTAGATGGTGGCAGTTATTTTCCTCTCACAGCTGTTCAGAGATTTGATGCCGCT GCAAAGAGGATTGAAAATGGTGTATTTCTTGGACCTATTGGACAATTAACATTTGAAGGCAGGCTTTCGTGGAAAAACAGAATACTGTCTTTCATTTTTGAGaatcttaaaataaaagttggaCCCTTAAACCCGCTACAAATCAGCCTTGGGCAAAAGGAAGACCGAGAACCAAGTACCAAGGATCCGTTTTTCATCTGGTTTTATGTTGATGAGGAAATAGCTGTTGCTCGAGGCCGGAGTGGAGGTACTGCATTTTGGTGTCGGTGTAGTCGGATAGAAATTTGA